The Bos taurus isolate L1 Dominette 01449 registration number 42190680 breed Hereford chromosome 12, ARS-UCD2.0, whole genome shotgun sequence genomic interval aataaTGCTTATAATATttttccagattttcatttgtcctTTACTTTAGAGCTATCATTATTTATGTTGgtttctcctgtttctttttaACCTATTTTAAATTCCAGCATCATCTACCTCtctgtaaacattttatttcagcatttttgtttcatttataagAATAAAGGCAGCTAAaatttcttttagtatttgatATAAGATAGTCCTCCTCCTTTTTTCTGAAACAGCTCTTCTTCCCATCATGGTTTATTGAATGATTCTTCTTTTTACCCATTATTGGAAATCAGTGGCACAATTTATGAACCATGTCCAGTCTGACGAGATTCTCCCTGATGATGTCCCTGATGTCCTCACTGCAGCCTCTGGGGTGAGCTCTGCATTTCTCTCCACCCTCGTCCCAGAGGCCAGCAGGTTGGGGGTGAGTGCAGGACCTGTCCCCAGAGATGAGGGTGGGGCAGGGCCTTGGACCAGAAGCACTTGGCCCTTCAGGGAGTGGTTACATCCTCACTACCCTAACACTGGGCACGTCACAGTCAGTGAACTGACACCTTGCCAAGGGAGTGTGGACGTGGAAACTGTCACTGGTGTTAAGACAGACTCTCCAGAGATTCTTGTCAGAGAAACTGATGGCATGAGAGGGACATGAACTGGCTGAATGCTGAGATGGTTTAGACAGACTGGTCCTGTTAGGTCCTCAGTAACTCTACCATGAAAGCATAGAAATGTTTAATATCAAACCAGGATTCTTGGCACCATTTTCAGAATACGACTGGTATGAATCTTGTTGTTCTTCATTAACAGTCAGAAAATCCACATGTTGTTGATGGAGGCTGGGTGAGCTCTCCAGGGCTCTTTCTCTGGTCTTGATCTGTTCCCCTTTCCTAAGCATTTCTTTTGATGAGTTTTGGTAATTTTAATACAATAACTACAGCCCCAAGCAAGATGTAGAACATCCCAAAGGTATATTCAAATTTACTACCATGTCtttaaggcaaaataaaaagCCTAACATATCCAAGTTTATCGCCTATAGTTTATGCTTGATCTCTTTGGTCTTTATAGTTCTGCATCTGGTCAGCCTGAGAGGTATTAGCTAGTGTCCACTCAGATGTGTCAAGTGGATAATTTGCCTTTCTGAGTTGTCCATGGGTCCCCTGATCATGTTGACTCTCTTTCCTCTGTTGCCTTGACTATCAGATATTTCTGCAGCAAAGATGGCTTTATTCAGGATCAGCAGAGAATCACGGTTCCATACCTACAACCAGAGTGAGCCATGTTCAAGTCCCCACAGGGCAAGGGATGAAGAGCATCTTTATAtaagggaaaaggaagttgggaggacTGTCAAAAAAAGTGTCCATGGCTTTTCATTAGCTGAGCCCTTGCCAGAAAGGAGaggagtctttcttcttcctgttggacTCTGCTATTGTAACCTCATCTATCAAAGTTATCAGAGGCTTTCTACTGGGGACCACATGGGATTACTAGAGAGCACTGTCGGGGGTGACAGCTTCCCTTTGTCTGACAGGACTTTGTTCAGAGCACCAGTGATCCTCTCAGAGGACCTTCTCAGCAGCTTTGGGGAGTGTTACCTCCACATGTTCCCCCTGTTTGTCAGAGGCCAATACTGCGAGCTTATGTGGCTAGTTCAAATTCTTACAACCAGAAAGCTGCAATCTAGACTTTAACACAGGAAGATTTCACACCTGAGGTGTATCGAGTAAAATTTTtcctcatttaattttaaaaaatagtaataaagtgcacttaacataaaatttaccatctgaattatttttaagcatttgGTTCAGTgttgttaagtacattcacattattgtgcaaccagtttccagaactcttttcatcctgCATCAATATGTCATCAAACACTAATTCCCACTCCCCTTTCcctcagcccctgacaaccacagggtcactttgtttctttctgaatTTGACTGCTCTCAGCACCTTTATGAAAGTGGAGTCATACAGTGCTTGTCTTTTGTGACTGCAGTGTTTTACACCCCCATCATCAGTGtgcaagggttccaatttctccatatccttgccaaacCTCCTTCTCTTGCTCGTCTTCCCCCTTCtgctttcctccttcctcttccctgccttgtcccccctcctcccttccttcaccTCCTCTTTCTacctctccctcctcttcctccttcttcaccCCTCCTAATATGTGTGAAGTGGTGTCtgattgtgattttgatttgcatttccctaaggaTTCAGGTGGCTCTAGTAAaaaacatgcctgccaatgcaggagacataagagagatgggttagatccctggggtctgcaagatcccctggagaacagcatggaaacccactccagtattcttgcctgaagaatcccatggacagaggagcctggtaggcttcagtctgTAGCATcacacagagatggacacgaatgaatcgacttagcacacacaaggatttgtgatgttaagcatcttttcctcTGCAGGGaaacctttttgttgttgttgttgttgttcttcaagCTTTGTCTGCTTTATTTCACTACATGAAGTTAAGCAATAAGGCAAAACAGTAACCTGTCATTCATAAAGACCAAGGAGTGCCTCTCATTCCCAAAAGGGACCAAGAAGGATATTTCTTACAAATGTGCATGACATTTAGCTCATTAAGCCTATAAACAGTCTGAACAAAAGAAAACTCTGGTGCACGAATCAAATTACAAATTCAAATTAACCGTTAAGTTCCCCAAATTGTAGTTTCTATGCCAATGACATCTAATTGGTCTTCAGTGGCCCACACTGACTATAAAAATCTGCAAGCAGACTTTTAAAGAGGGTCTTTCAGAGTAAGTCCTGCTGCTAATTGTCTGAGTATTTCTTATAGGGAATAACTGTAGGATGAATGACCCAGGTGTTTCAAATCTGTTAAGTGGTTAAAGCACAGAGACAAATGCTTTTGTTTTAGAAGGAAATTTAGAGCAACATATTAAGGGTCATGGTGATACTCACCTGGAGTGGAAAATTGGAGTAGAGGACAATTGAGGTCCTGGGTCCTCAGTGCTTGGGTCCAGTCTTCAGATTCCTGGACTGGAGTTCTTTAGAAGTGCCAAGTTACCAGGGTTAGCAAAATCTGAAATTCAGTCTCTCTTATTCCTTCTTTAATAGTTCATAGAcattcatttacttaaaaaataattcttaaacatCTCCTCTGTACCCATACTGTACTaggaataatgcaataaataagaGAAACATGGTCTCTGCTCATGGGTTATTATTGTCTGGCTTTGGAAATTTCCTTACCCAGTAAAATAGTGTTAATCCTTGGGCTATTTCCACATATTATTAACATGTAACTAATACATAGTCAATTTAATAGGGTTTGGAGGAATCCTCTATACAgttactgtttttcattttatgaagtgaagttaaagttgctcagtcatgtccagctctttgtgatcccatggactatacagtccatggaattcttcaggccagaataacagagtgggtagctgttccctcctccagggcatcttcccaacctagggatagaacccaggtatcccacattgcaagtggattctttaccagccgagccaccagggaagcccatttcattTTATAGTTAATAAGTAATTTGGAGAAAGATAATTTGAGGTTATATGAATACCATGCTGCACATCAAACTTTCAACCATTAGGTTTAGCTTCCATTGATACTTTTGTAACTCCATGTTCATTCTGTTTATTTGCATTCTTGAATACAAGAGCTTTCCCTTCTCTCATGTATATGTAGCAGTATGGATTGATGGATCCTTTTGTTATTTAATAGATTGTGATTCATTGCCATTTATTTTgatgcctaaagaatcccagatTTGTTTAGTAAGAGCCATTCAagctggcttctctgtcctcctacACATCCTCATGATTCCTTGAGTGCTTCCTTATTTTTTAGCATAAGTTGTCCCAGGTCCATCTTCTACTTTCTCTGCCTGTTGGTCTCAGCCTGTAGATAGTGATGCGGTTGGTGGGAATGCCTGGAGCTCTGCTCATCTTGGCCTGTACTAGTTACAGCAGCCCGCACAGGCATTCCCCTTCTGGAGCCAGTGTTGCGGTTGGACTGGCCCTTGTGGTTCTTAGGATTGTGAGACACAGCTCAGTGacaaccaccagggaattttcaAATGCCAAGGTGTATCACTCACATGACCTGAAGAGTACAAGGCATGCCTGGAGCTACATAAGGAGGTCCTaggtagaaagagagagagaaagagactgtGAAAACTAGTGAGTGAAAGAGCTTGGACCTGGTGTTCTGCCTTTTGGGGATTGAAGGTGGGGTGCGCTAGGATTTAGCAGGTTCACTCTAttgatgaatttaaaaaataagagcgGGAATTAAAGTGCGGGAAGGGAGAAGCAAGCAGTCAGTGAGATGGTCTGTTATCAAGTCAACCAGCACTTTCTGAAAAAGGGAACTGCATGGGTGGGGCGGCCTGGCTTTTTATCTGGTTGTATAACTGACTCATGTTCATTGGAGATGGATAGCTTTGAGGTGTATGTCTCCAAAGCTTAATGTCAGGCGTTTATATTGCAATTAAAAAAGGTGATTATCAGGTGCTAAAACACACTGCCACAACCTTGGAACCAGCCATTTCTTCAAGGAACCTTGGTTCCTTTTAGAGAAGAAAGATATTAATAAGTCAGGATCTGGGTGGAGGGGGCCAAAGGGACAGACTTCcctaaaataagtaagtcatggGAATGTAATGTCTGATAGAGTGACCACAGTTATAGTGCTTTATTGCATATTAGAAAGCTGTTGAGAGTTGaccttaaaagttctcaccacaaaaaaaaaaaaaaattattgtgtatgttaaaaaaaataactttgagaTCTGGGTCTGGAGTGTTCTTTGCTACTAGTGTGTCATTGCTTCCAAGGTCCTTCAGGATATAGAGCTAGACAGTTCAGtttcgttcagttgctcagtcgtgtccaactctttgtgaccccatgaatcgcagcacgccaggcctccctgtccatgaccaacttccggagttcactcaaactcacgtccatcaagtcggtgatgccatccagccatctcatcctctgtcatccccttttcctcctgcccccaatccctcccagcatcagagtcttttccaaagagtcaacacttcgcatgaggtggccaaagtactggagtttcagctttagcatcattccttccaaagaaatcccagggctgatctcctttagaatggactggttggatctccttgcagtccaagggactctcaagagtcttctccaacaccacagttcaagagcatcaattcttcagtgctcagctttcttcacagtccaactctcacatccatacatgaccactggaaaaaccatagccttgactagatggacttttgttgtcaaagttatgtctctgcttttcaatgtgctctctaggctggtcataactttccttctaagaagtaagtgtctcttaatttcatggctgcagtcaccatctgcagtgattttggagcccaaaaaaataaagtctgacactgtttccactgtttccccatctatttcccatgaagtgatgggaccagataccatgatcttcgttttctgaatattgagctttaagccaactttttcactctcctctttcactttcatcaagaggctttttagttcctcttcactttctgccataagggtcgtgtcaccTGTGTGTGTAAAtatccaattttttttcttccatatttctatatatttacaGTGTAGACTATTTCTTTTTACAAAGCCCATAAATGTAGGATTCTAATTAGAGTTGTATAATTTGAATATATACCACTCTCCTTTTCTCTTAATTTATAACAGGTGGATAAAcccctttttcctatttggtcACAAATGGAGattgaaagaaaatgagatacaCTCAGTGCTTCCAAAAGATTGCTCCCAGCACCTTGGAGAAGAGCTGCAAGGGTGAGCACAGAcagcagggagaaggggaggaagagtGAGAATTTCCACTTGGGGGGTTCTTCTGAGACTCCTCCCCTGActctgcatgctcagtccctcaggcTGACCCCAGGCTTAGCCCACTTTGGAGGCTGGGGGAGCCCGTGTTCCCTGTGCATCTGTGGATGTGAAGGGAGCCTGCGGTCAAGGCCCTGGAGGCCAAGCTCTGTCCCCAGAGGTGGGGTCCCTGGAGGACAGTGTCTGCCCTTCTGAGCTGCTCATGACCTGTGAATCCAGCAAAGCCTCAAGGCCTATTTTTCTGGTGCTTCAGTCTACACCACTCATCTTTCAGGAGCCCTGTGAGCAGTTAGCCAGTATCTATGGGGCAGCCACAGAGCGCCCTGTAGTGAAGGCTAATCTTCCACCCTGGCCCCTCCCCCATTTTCCCTATGGCAGTGCTGTTCTTTACTGTGCTTTTGCTCATCACAGGTACTGGAAGCAAGAAGTTGACAGAGCTGAGAAAAATGGAGAGAAGCCTTCTTTAAAGAAAGCAATCATAAAGTGCTACTGGAAATCCTGTTTATTAtcttcaatttttatattttttgaggtAAAGGCTTTTATAAACAGTGCATTGCTTTCATTGTACTTGGGCCAGTACTGAGATGGATGCGACTGGTGAGAGAGACCAGTGGTTTAACATCCTGTAGGCCAGTGGTTGTATTTATTCTCAGCATAAACAGGCATTTACCTAGAGAATTGGTCTTCTGGAGATTGCTATTTGTCTTTTAACCAATTAACACATAGTGTCATGGGAGGAAagactgaaaagcaaagacattttaGACCATGTTAGGACATCGTTGGTGCTCAGAAAATGATATAAATGCTAAAATTAATCCTAGATCAAGAGAATACCCTAAAACCTAAAGGAATATGTGGTTTGGAGGAAGTAAACTTGGGGCAGAGCCCCAGTAACATAAGACATTTTACAGGtgctcagttcagtgcagttgctcaggcatgtctaactctttgagactgcaacatgtcaggcttccctgcccatcagcaactgctggagctttctcaaactcatgtccatcgagtaggtgataccatccaaccatctcgtcctctgtcatccccttctccttctaccttcaatctttcccagcatcagggtcttttccaatgagtcagttcctcgagtcaggtggccaaagtattggagcttcagctttagtccttccagtgaatattcaggattgagtcctttaggattgacttgttggatctccttgcagtccaagggactctcaagagtcttcttcaaaaccacggttcaaaagcatcaattcttcagtgttcagccttctttatggtccaactctcacatccatacttggctactggaaaaaccatagctttgactagtcagatgtttgtcagcaatgtctctgttttttaatatgctgtttaggtggttcatagtttttattccaagaagcatgtgtcttttaatttcatggctgcagtcaccatctgcagtggttttggagccccagaaaataaagtctctcactgtttccattgtttccccatctatttgacatgaaatgatgggaccagatgcaatgatcttcattttttgaatgttgagttttaagccagctttttcactctccactttcattttcattaagaggttcttcagttcctcttcactttctgccataagggtggtgtcatctggatatctgaagttattgctatttctcccggcaatcttgattccagcttgtgcttcatccagccaggcattttgcatgatgtactctgcatataaattaaataagcagggtgacaacatacagccttgacgtaactcctttcccaatttggaagcagcctgttgttccatgtctggttctaattgttgtttcctgacctacatattgatttctcaggaggcagataaggtggtctggtgtgttctcatctctttaagcattttccatagtttgctgtaatccacacagtcaaaggatttggcatagtcaataaagcagaggaagatgtttttctggaattctattgctttttctatgatctgatggatgttggcaatttgatctctggttcctctgccttttataaatccagcttgaacttctggaaattctccattcacatactgttgaagccacacttggagaattttgagcattactttgctagagtgcaagatgaatgcaattgtgcggtagtttgaacattctttggcattgccttttttgggattgaaatgaaagctgaccttttccagtcccatggcccctgttgagttttcaaaatttgttggcacattgagtgcagcactttcacagaatcatcacttaggacttgaaatagctcaaatggaattccatcacctccactagctttgttcatggtgatgcttcctaaggctcactttactttgcactccaggatgtctggctacaggtgagtgatcacaccatcatgattatctggctgataaagatcttttttgtatagttcttctgtgtattctctccacctcttcttaatatctcctgcttctcttaggtccatatgGTTTCTGTCCTCTGTTGTgtccctctttgcatgaaattttcttggtatctctaattttcttgaagaaatctctattctttgccattctattgttttcctctctttcattgCCTTGATTtacaaggaaggctttcttatctctccttgctgttctttggaactctgcattcagatgggtatatctttccttttctcctttgactttagcTTCTCctctttactcagctatttgtaaggcctcctcagacaaccatttttcctttttgcatttctttttcttggggatggtcttgatccctgcctgctgtacaatgtcacaaacctctgtccatatttcttcaggcactttgcctatcagatataatcccttgaatctatttgttacttccactgtataatcataagggatttaagttGTACCTAtatcgtctagtggttttcccatccttcttcaatttaagtctgaattttgcaataaggagttcattatagGTACTCAGCAAATAatacggagaagacaatggcaccccactccagtattcttgcctggaaaatcccatggactgaggagcctggtaggctgcagtccatgaggtcactaagagtcggacaactgagcaacttcactttcacttttcactttcatgcattggagaaggaaatggcaacccactccagtgttcttgcctggagaatcccagtgacggaggagccatctatggggtcacacagagtcggacatgactgaagcaacttagcagcagcagtagcaaataataattaatttgaCCAGGTCACATGTGATAAATGCTTTCCTAAGATAAGAtcatcccctctccccttccaggGGAACAGAACCCGGGACCCTGCATCTGGGCTGGAGCTGCCCAGAACTCCCAAGAGCACATCCTTCCCTGGGTTTTCCACTTCCCCAATGGCTGGCACTGTGAGCCAAAACCCCCGTGTGGAGGAGCTCCAGCTTCACCATGAATTCATTGACCCTTCATGCTAGTTTCTGTCCTGGCTGTGGGGGTGGTTTTCTGGTTGAAGGGGGAGTCTTGGTACCTGGGATTGGCAGAGGGTGGAGAAAGGCATGTGCAGGGAAAACCAGAGTAGAAAGCCATGAGGTCAGTGACCTCCATGACCCTGAAGATCCTGGGTCAAGATCCCCAGAGGACAGTTCAACTGGGGACAGTGCCATCAGCCCCCTGTTCTGGCTGAGCCTGCTGGAGGTCTACTGCAGACCCCCCTGGGTGGCTCGTGCTCTCTGTAGTCCCTTAGCACTGCCTTAGGGACATGGGTGGCCTGTGAGTGTGTGGGAGCAGGAGGGATAGAAGATACAGTTGCTGAGAGGGGGGTGTTTTAGGTGGAGAAGGTGGTGAGTTGTCATCATTCCATTGTATTGGGGGGGTGAGGTGATAGCCCAGGTGGTTTTCAGGTGGAAGGTGTGGCTCTTAAGGTTGTTTTCTTCTGAAGAGCATGCAGGCAGCTGGGTAGGTGAAGTCCACCCCACACAACTGAAAAAACCAGAAAATCTGTCAATTCACTGGTAACTGGATGGCCCTGGCAGGTTGAAGTCTCATTAATGACACAGGTGGACTAGCCATTGTGCTAGAGACTGGGGACAGGTATATGAGGGAAAGTGCTACCTTTAAGAGGGCTCTGACGACCCAGATATTGCAGTGCCTTGTGGCAGGGTAATGTGTTGATTTCACAGTTTCCCAGCCCCAGCCATGCTTCCTGCTGGGGATCCAGGAAGGCCAGGCCTGGGGGCTGCATAAGGTGCAATTGGCAGAGCTCCGGCCTCTGTTTCAGGAGGCTGATTGTTGGGTGGTCATGGCAGAGAAGTGGGGAGTCGAGGACCTGGTAAAGGTGGGGCTCATGCTCTGTAGTACTAGAAGTACTAGTGGCAGTAACAGAGGATCATACTCATAGTAGTGGTGGTGgcagggactgctgctgctgctgctgtcgcttcagtcgtgtccgactctgtgcaaccccatagatggcagcccactaggctcctctgtcccttggattctccaggcaaaaatactggagtgggttgccatttccttctccaatgcatgaaagttaaaagtgaaagtgaagtcgctcagtcatgcccgactcttagcgaccccatggactgcagcctaccacgcttctccatccatgggattttccagccaagagtactggagtggggtgccagtgccttctccaggtgGCAGGGGCAGCAGTACTATTAATAGTGTAGTTAATAGTGTAGTAGTACAATAGTAAGTACTCCAAAAACATTATGTAGCAAAAATGCTATAAGCACTTTGCATGTCATACCACCAAATCCTTTGGCTAATTCAATTAAGTCATAGATATTATGTTACTTCCATTTTAGAAGAGAGGACACTCTGTTCAAATAGTTACATAGTGTGTCTGCGGTCATATGAAGAGTCAAGGACAGACTGAGGTTCCCTCTCAGGTGCTCTGACTTATGAGCCCGATCATCTGGATGACTGGAAGTTTATCCATGATCAGAAAGGCTCGTCTTGAGAGCTTTGTCTTCATGATCTCAGACACACATGTCCTGAACTTGGCCTAAGGATAAGAAATGGGATACAAGAACTCCCTGGGATGTCAGATTAGGGATCATAAATGAGGGTGGAGTCCAGGTTGGACCACATCCCCCCCAATACTGGAAGTGATGAGGACTCTGACACTAGCAGCAGTGTCATATTGAGTTCAGATGGACCAGGAGCCCTTTAGGAAGCCACCTTGCCCTCATTACTATTCCCAATGAATGAGTTTATGGCTGCCCTGGAGAGCTAACTCTAAATCCATCCATAATCTTAAGACATTGCTCCAGATGGGCTCCCTGGCATGGACCAGTGAGAAGATGTTGGGTCTTGGATGGTGACTATGTTGGGACTGATGATCTGGACAGAGGCCGAGTCCTCTATGTTGTTACTAAGTGCTCCTGGTTGCTTGCTGAGACCCAGTATGTCTGTGATTCTGGGGGTGCATTTGCTGAGCAAGAATGAGAACCCCAGGTCAGTTACTAGGGTGTGGAGCGGTTCTCCTGCATTCCAAATACACTTCCCCACACAGAGGGTGTACCCCAGACCTAGGTCTTAGGGTGAGAGTTGGGTGGGACCAGACCATCCCTGGCTGAATAGCAGATAAATCAGCTCTGAAGTGCCAGGACTGGACTTTCTCTCAGGAGGGAGCTTGCTTGTTCATGCTGTTTAAGCCAATGTCTAGGTGGTTTACAGTGTAAAACTAGGCAGTGGCCTTGATTCCCCAGGTAAGGATGCTGACTGGCATATGAAACTCCTTCTAACTTTGTGGTATTAGGGTTATAACTGGCAGAACTCTTCA includes:
- the LOC132346710 gene encoding uncharacterized protein UU044-like is translated as MSTPSNSPAKAAPAPQSTPASESTPASEPTPESTPEPQSTPAPEPTPEPSPVPMPSPVPAPSPVAASKMHLVYPEVNPNPLLHSNFCSLLFLRWINPFFLFGHKWRLKENEIHSVLPKDCSQHLGEELQGYWKQEVDRAEKNGEKPSLKKAIIKCYWKSCLLSSIFIFFEGNRTRDPASGLELPRTPKSTSFPGFSTSPMAGTVSQNPRVEELQLHHEFIDPSC